One part of the Methylobacterium mesophilicum SR1.6/6 genome encodes these proteins:
- a CDS encoding Wzz/FepE/Etk N-terminal domain-containing protein — MSVNTHNRIPPDRLQPIRPLPGVPSAELPDGPLAVLSAALKAAIRQKYVVLSWVVICVGLAAFYAITAKPTYTATATLLLDPRRPVGSANSDSSSANSLDTSRAESELQVLRSERLLANVFNSLDLANNPAFAFEAPDKRGPSGFSLRGMLGLSNAPPSPDTVLQIKFENFVQQFSVRRVGQSYVVEVSYTSGDPTLARRIANAAASAYLWQSIAAKADAAKNGAEFLQGRVNALNSQARSAATAVSNGSLPDAPTPDADARIIGAALQPLKPSAPRKPLILGLGATVGIVGGLLVVAIRQALDRRIRTPQDLAQRVGLSCLATLPSVPRPNARGRRDAFDLRRTSAQWLNDTKTVLGIRNLRTSIMMELSTRGLDEAGIVAFVSCGTRSASPLIGLSLVKIIRESGELAVLIDADIYGTKPEYLGLDSEVEDYDTLAGLLLEPEKVSSAKLLEFQGASILPARMPSREIGTGIYLGSPAFQKVVNRWRATSHVVLDLPSLSDSADTLAAARQADAVVIIVEATRTTADEVLEAVKTLRNAGAAVTGAVLHNV; from the coding sequence GTGAGCGTGAACACTCATAATCGGATCCCGCCTGATCGCCTTCAGCCCATCCGTCCCCTCCCGGGTGTTCCCTCCGCCGAACTGCCAGATGGCCCTCTGGCTGTCCTCTCCGCTGCTCTGAAAGCGGCGATACGCCAGAAATACGTGGTGCTCTCCTGGGTCGTGATCTGTGTCGGCTTGGCGGCGTTCTACGCGATAACGGCCAAACCCACCTACACGGCGACCGCGACCCTTCTGCTCGATCCTCGCCGGCCAGTCGGTTCGGCCAACTCCGACTCGTCAAGCGCGAACAGCCTCGACACCAGCAGAGCCGAGAGTGAGCTTCAAGTCCTGCGATCGGAGCGGCTGTTGGCGAATGTCTTCAACAGTCTTGATCTCGCGAACAATCCGGCATTTGCCTTCGAAGCGCCCGACAAGCGCGGACCCTCGGGCTTCAGCCTCAGAGGAATGCTCGGCCTGTCCAATGCGCCGCCCAGCCCTGACACGGTGCTTCAGATCAAGTTCGAGAATTTCGTACAACAATTCAGCGTTCGACGCGTCGGCCAGTCCTACGTCGTCGAGGTCTCCTACACGTCGGGAGATCCGACCCTGGCACGGCGTATCGCCAATGCGGCCGCATCCGCCTACCTATGGCAATCGATTGCGGCGAAGGCCGACGCCGCGAAGAACGGCGCCGAGTTTCTGCAGGGCCGAGTGAATGCGCTGAACTCTCAGGCGCGCTCGGCGGCCACGGCCGTGTCCAACGGCAGCCTGCCTGACGCGCCGACACCCGATGCCGATGCCCGGATCATCGGCGCGGCACTCCAGCCGCTCAAACCGTCGGCCCCACGCAAGCCGCTCATTCTCGGTCTCGGCGCGACCGTGGGAATCGTCGGAGGCTTGCTCGTCGTCGCCATTCGCCAGGCGCTCGATCGCCGGATACGCACGCCCCAGGACCTCGCTCAGCGCGTCGGCCTGTCCTGCCTCGCGACGCTCCCCTCCGTTCCTCGCCCGAACGCACGGGGGCGACGCGACGCGTTCGATCTTCGTCGGACAAGTGCCCAATGGCTCAACGACACGAAGACCGTGCTTGGGATTCGCAATCTCAGGACGTCGATCATGATGGAGTTGTCGACGCGTGGCCTCGACGAGGCGGGCATCGTGGCGTTCGTGAGCTGTGGCACGCGATCAGCCTCACCGCTGATCGGGCTGAGCCTGGTCAAAATCATTCGCGAGAGCGGCGAACTGGCAGTCCTGATAGACGCCGACATCTACGGAACCAAGCCCGAGTATCTCGGGCTGGATTCGGAGGTCGAAGATTATGACACTTTAGCCGGGCTTCTCCTCGAGCCCGAAAAAGTGTCGTCGGCGAAGCTATTGGAATTCCAGGGCGCTTCGATACTTCCGGCACGGATGCCGTCCCGCGAGATCGGCACCGGCATCTATCTCGGCTCGCCGGCATTTCAGAAGGTCGTCAACCGGTGGCGAGCGACGAGCCATGTTGTCCTCGATCTACCATCGCTGTCTGACTCTGCAGACACTCTGGCGGCCGCGCGGCAAGCGGATGCGGTCGTTATCATCGTCGAGGCGACACGCACCACCGCCGATGAAGTCTTGGAGGCCGTCAAGACCTTGAGGAATGCGGGCGCTGCCGTCACCGGCGCGGTTCTTCACAACGTGTAG
- a CDS encoding glycosyltransferase, producing MSTLGSFGINGRFLTQPMTGVQRYAMNVSRAMSAVLVARGETVPLLSPRDAQDPDLDGLPLLRIGGQGGQRWEQFALPRAWPDALLNFCNTAPVLKKDQVVCIHDANVFVAPESYGFAFRTFYKTLQPVLAKRAARIVTVSRFSATQIAQHLGLKVSDIVVLPNGHEHVRQWDPGQATRARSALRRDPDGVARPFVLALGSRARHKNLRLLLQLAPELAALGIDLVVAGGHAGIYAQEDLQHSDNVQSIGFVTDHDLAFLMEHALCLAFPSLTEGFGLPALEAMALGCPVVSTDRASLPEICGDAALFAPPDQPHRWMAHIRELATNCSLRAELIDRGRAQASLFTWNDTAQGYFDCMRSPKRRPSAPTPTAKPLPNVAVVIATLGRPGIVTQTLQRILDRQTHKPAAVIVSCTAVADAGEAAANPDVTIVTGRPGLAAQRNAALAALPDSIDVVAFFDDDFVPAADWLSIATRQFRDEPDLVGFTGQVIADGIKGPGLQFDEVDRLLNALQAVEPTALIDGYSPYGCNMAFRRSAIGTLRFDERLVLYGWLEDRDFGAALAAKGGRLVQCMEARGVHLGVKSGRVSGDRLGYSQVVNPLYMLRKGTMTFSQVTGQIFRNVVSNLARWPVPESFIDRRGRLRGNVKGAMDALRGRVEPERALQIRHKA from the coding sequence ATGAGCACGCTCGGATCATTCGGAATTAACGGACGATTTCTGACGCAGCCGATGACCGGCGTCCAGAGATACGCCATGAATGTGAGCCGTGCCATGAGTGCGGTCCTCGTCGCTCGAGGAGAAACGGTCCCCCTCCTCTCGCCGCGGGACGCTCAGGATCCTGATCTCGACGGGTTGCCGCTCCTCAGGATCGGCGGTCAGGGTGGTCAACGCTGGGAACAATTCGCCCTGCCGCGCGCATGGCCCGATGCTCTGCTCAACTTCTGCAATACGGCACCGGTTCTGAAAAAAGATCAAGTCGTGTGCATCCACGACGCGAATGTCTTCGTGGCCCCGGAAAGCTACGGTTTCGCGTTCCGCACGTTCTACAAGACCCTTCAGCCGGTGCTCGCCAAGCGCGCGGCTCGGATCGTGACAGTGTCCAGATTTTCGGCGACACAGATCGCTCAGCATCTGGGATTGAAAGTATCGGACATCGTCGTGCTTCCCAACGGGCACGAACATGTCCGGCAGTGGGATCCCGGGCAGGCGACTCGCGCAAGATCGGCGCTGCGCCGCGATCCGGACGGCGTAGCGCGCCCGTTCGTCTTGGCGCTCGGTTCCCGAGCCCGCCACAAGAACTTACGACTGCTGCTCCAGCTTGCTCCTGAACTCGCCGCTCTCGGGATCGATCTCGTCGTCGCCGGTGGTCACGCCGGAATCTACGCCCAGGAGGATTTGCAGCACAGCGATAACGTACAGAGCATCGGCTTCGTCACCGACCACGACCTCGCCTTCCTCATGGAGCACGCTCTGTGCCTCGCCTTCCCGTCGCTCACCGAAGGTTTCGGCCTACCGGCCCTTGAAGCGATGGCCCTCGGTTGCCCGGTCGTCTCGACCGATCGCGCCAGCTTGCCGGAGATTTGCGGAGACGCCGCGTTGTTCGCGCCGCCGGATCAACCCCACCGCTGGATGGCACATATTCGCGAACTGGCAACGAATTGCAGTCTGCGCGCCGAACTCATCGATCGCGGGCGTGCTCAAGCGTCTCTCTTCACCTGGAATGACACTGCGCAAGGATATTTCGACTGCATGCGCAGCCCGAAGCGTCGACCCAGCGCGCCCACCCCGACCGCCAAGCCCCTGCCCAACGTCGCGGTGGTCATCGCGACCCTGGGCCGGCCCGGCATCGTCACGCAGACGCTTCAACGGATCCTTGATCGCCAAACGCACAAGCCCGCCGCGGTGATCGTTTCCTGTACCGCTGTTGCCGATGCGGGCGAGGCGGCCGCCAATCCTGACGTCACCATCGTGACCGGGCGTCCAGGTCTCGCCGCCCAGCGCAATGCTGCACTGGCCGCGCTGCCGGATTCCATCGACGTGGTCGCATTCTTCGACGACGACTTCGTGCCCGCAGCCGATTGGTTGTCGATCGCGACGCGGCAGTTTCGAGATGAGCCCGATCTCGTCGGCTTCACAGGCCAGGTCATCGCCGATGGGATCAAGGGCCCGGGGCTTCAGTTCGACGAAGTCGACCGCCTGCTCAACGCCTTGCAGGCGGTCGAGCCGACGGCCCTGATCGACGGTTACAGTCCCTATGGCTGCAACATGGCGTTTCGCCGCTCGGCGATCGGCACGCTGCGCTTTGACGAACGCCTGGTCCTGTACGGTTGGCTTGAGGATCGCGACTTCGGAGCCGCGCTCGCGGCCAAGGGAGGTAGGCTCGTGCAATGCATGGAAGCCCGCGGCGTCCATCTCGGTGTGAAAAGCGGCCGGGTTTCCGGTGATCGGCTCGGCTACTCGCAGGTCGTCAACCCTTTGTATATGCTGCGAAAGGGCACGATGACGTTCTCTCAGGTCACTGGCCAAATATTCCGCAACGTTGTCAGCAATTTAGCCCGATGGCCTGTCCCGGAATCATTCATCGATCGGCGCGGACGTCTGCGCGGCAATGTGAAGGGCGCCATGGACGCTTTACGGGGCCGCGTCGAGCCGGAGCGGGCGCTGCAGATCAGACACAAGGCTTGA
- a CDS encoding NAD(P)-binding protein, producing MTPAQTREWNRVTVANEIHDAVVLGAGISGLVSASILHDQGCQKILVIDQFDKLGGNHIDRELNGYTFDIGSLIFQDDSPLLRHFPELLEHYVPIEPEWGKLTPQGKIAQYPLSIKKDILESGVGGCLRIAFSVLYARLFHREIKNARDFARYWIGDYFLNRSGLESYMKRFFGIPAQAVDLEFAEKRMLWIKDHARLGKLFRYLRPHPQSAPTNRQLARPQAGFDALYSVAASTLRERGTVFELGQRVDRICKINNGFLLKLGDREVIARRIISTIPINLALAACGMEPDPGLSSVSLISLYFSFCGERGFDCSILYNFSNDGSWKRLTVYSDFYGRVNGREYFGVEVIASHAGNSISLAEQNFRDHVSHNKLFAGNLQFEGGQFVHCAYPVYTDNAQEKAEAAGRRLRSFGVESFGRQGGFDYQPTARVSTLTAEANLERTTAPRAS from the coding sequence ATGACGCCCGCGCAAACCCGCGAATGGAACAGAGTTACTGTGGCAAATGAGATCCACGATGCGGTCGTGCTGGGAGCTGGGATCAGCGGGCTTGTTTCGGCTTCGATACTGCACGATCAGGGCTGTCAAAAAATTCTCGTCATCGACCAATTCGATAAGCTCGGCGGCAACCATATCGATCGCGAGCTCAACGGCTACACTTTCGACATTGGCAGCTTGATCTTTCAAGACGACTCACCGCTTCTACGGCATTTCCCCGAACTTCTGGAACATTACGTTCCGATTGAACCGGAATGGGGTAAGCTGACACCTCAGGGCAAGATCGCGCAATATCCGCTTTCGATAAAGAAGGACATACTCGAGTCAGGAGTAGGCGGATGTCTGCGCATCGCATTTTCCGTTTTATACGCGAGGTTGTTTCACCGTGAAATAAAAAATGCGCGCGACTTTGCTCGATATTGGATCGGCGACTACTTTTTGAACCGATCAGGCCTCGAAAGTTATATGAAGCGCTTCTTCGGGATCCCGGCGCAAGCCGTAGATTTGGAATTCGCGGAGAAGAGGATGCTTTGGATCAAGGATCATGCTCGACTGGGCAAGTTGTTCCGCTATCTGAGGCCGCATCCGCAATCGGCACCGACCAACCGACAATTGGCGCGTCCGCAGGCAGGCTTCGACGCCTTGTATTCGGTGGCAGCATCAACGCTCCGTGAACGCGGCACGGTTTTCGAGCTTGGTCAGAGGGTAGACCGGATCTGCAAGATCAATAATGGCTTCCTCCTGAAACTCGGCGATCGCGAGGTGATCGCGCGGCGGATAATCTCGACAATACCGATCAATCTGGCACTCGCCGCCTGCGGAATGGAACCGGACCCCGGCCTGTCTTCGGTATCACTGATAAGCCTATACTTCAGCTTCTGCGGAGAACGTGGCTTTGATTGCTCCATACTCTATAATTTTTCGAATGACGGATCTTGGAAGAGGCTGACCGTCTATTCAGATTTCTACGGCAGGGTCAACGGCCGGGAGTATTTTGGTGTCGAAGTGATCGCATCGCACGCCGGCAACAGCATTTCCCTGGCCGAGCAAAACTTCCGCGATCACGTCTCACACAACAAACTTTTCGCCGGCAATCTGCAGTTCGAGGGCGGGCAGTTTGTGCATTGTGCCTACCCGGTCTACACGGACAACGCGCAAGAGAAGGCCGAGGCGGCCGGCCGGCGACTGCGCAGCTTCGGCGTCGAGTCGTTCGGCCGGCAGGGCGGCTTCGACTATCAGCCGACGGCACGCGTTTCTACGCTGACTGCCGAGGCCAATCTGGAGCGGACGACGGCTCCACGAGCGTCGTGA